One Papaver somniferum cultivar HN1 chromosome 10, ASM357369v1, whole genome shotgun sequence genomic window carries:
- the LOC113315757 gene encoding uncharacterized protein LOC113315757, protein MELKKETKRKIYTFKRAGVPSPLTIVLTQSAIFHKTQSDFEIARNLRSGEDSSPPNNSATVFISDVVIDESLEEWKFSLIGRLDLVKLKLIVAETNLRKQWKFTGKCQIIPIGRGFFIIKLENGVDMKHIYEGFWEVETQVLRLRYWERDFKPELQKTSSAFVWVVFPGLSIEYWKENILMTMGTAIRRSSRVDDTTLKKEIGYYASILVEVDLSKANPNKVWIESKYGKFEQAVRVYNVPKFCNHCKMIGYYVAECRIKRREQAQKEKTHDVPPQQHWRYTPKKAPAKPVVGFDIFPPPQQNIQGEQFSQEAVSNNILIPFNRQLETIDEDNMCFSGSLDSTQEFPQLSVEKLLEFGSSIPPIHNITPITTVESAEVITAQVLSNLEEGEWKDVSGKATKARKLNVSKENSSGGKDFASPSKFNVLLEVDGKQEPAKNMNKPSKGKIFKTAPNVVTRKQANNSVGNNSVGGSSNASHNSQSL, encoded by the exons ATGGAACTCAAAAAGGAGACAAAACGTAAGATTTATACCTTCAAGAGAGCAGGAGTGCCTTCTCCTCTAACTATAGTCTTAACACAATCTGCAATCTTTCATAA AACTCAATCGGATTTTGAGATTGCAAGAAATCTCAGATCTGGTGAGGATTCGAGTCCACCGAATAATTCTGCTACTGTCTTTATTTCTGATGTGGTAATTGATGAAAGTTTAGAAGAATGGAAGTTTAGTTTAATCGGTAGATTAGATCTTGTCAAGCTAAAATTGATAGTTGCTGAAACAAACTTGAGAAAACAATGGAAGTTTACTGGTAAATGTCAAATTATTCCAATTGGTAGAGGTTTTTTCATTATCAAGCTAGAGAATGGTGTGGATATGAAACACATTTATGAAGGTTTTTGGGAAGTGGAAACTCAAGTTCTTAGACTCAGATATTGGGAGAGAGATTTCAAACCAGAGCTTCAAAAAACTTCTTCTGCTTTTGTTTGGGTTGTTTTTCCAGGATTGAGCATTGAATACTGGAAGGAGAATATTTTGATGACAATGGGTACTGCAATTAGAAGATCAAGTAGGGTTGATGACACCACATTGAAGAAAGAAATTGGATACTATGCTAGTATCTTGGTTGAAGTTGATTTATCAAAGGCAaatccaaataaagtttggattgaATCTAAGTATGGTAAATTTGAACAGGCAGTTAGAGTATATAATGTTCCAAAATTCTGTAATCATTGTAAAATGATTGGATATTATGTAGCAGAATGTAGAATAAAGAGAAGAGAGCAAGCACAAAAGGAGAAAACACATGATGTACCACCTCAACAACATTGGAGGTATACTCCTAAGAAAGCTCCAGCTAAACCTGTGGTGGGTTTTGACATTTTTCCTCCTCCTCAACAAAATATTCAAGGAGAACAATTTTCACAGGAAGCAGTAAGTAACAATATTTTGATTCCATTTAATCGGCAGCTAGAAACTATTGATGAAGATAATATGTGTTTCAGTGGTAGCTTAGATTCTACTCAAGAATTCCCACAACTTTCTGTTGAGAAATTACTAGAATTTGGTAGTAGTATTCCTCCTATAcacaatataactccaataacAACAGTGGAATCTGCTGAAGTAATTACTGCTCAAGTTTTATCAAATTTGGAGGAGGGTGAATGGAAAGATGTTTCTGGTAAAGCAACTAAAGCAAGGAaactcaatgtttcaaaagaaaattcaTCTGGTGGTAAAGATTTTGCTTCTCCTAGTAAATTTAATGTTTTGCTAGAGGTGGATGGTAAGCAGGAGCcagctaaaaacatgaataagccTTCAAAAGGAAAAATATTTAAAACTGCTCCAAATGTGGTTACTAGAAAGCAAGCTAATAATTCAGTTGGTAATAATTCTGTTGGGGGAAGCTCTAATGCTTCTCACAATTCTCAATCTCTATGA